In Fusarium oxysporum f. sp. lycopersici 4287 chromosome 4, whole genome shotgun sequence, a genomic segment contains:
- a CDS encoding glucose-repressible alcohol dehydrogenase transcriptional effector, giving the protein MYPQHSGQGQHARLNGAGRGIPNLLYNYQHTQHQHPSQTQHHQGLQHDHGMPNANGLGHHSTFTPGVLSNSSPFNPNALQNGHSAGNRGQPPPNEMWQEQLRMQKDAERAHSAMTDQQQPHYYARLRASENRGIGPPPSASLRAHPDDEDDGVDRRRPLAIEKEATRQDWHNLDMSGQGLRNLAPELFKYKFLNELFIASNKLTRLPNAIGELRALRHLDASFNQIIEIPPEIGMCTYLKNLLLFNNNIQTLPNELGSLHLLEMLGIEGNPLDADVKHKIMEEGTKSLIHTLKENTPMPIPPTPRRPIVIQEDVSPSLERIKVFSWNILCDKYATPQTYGYTPTRALDWEYRKGCILEELRIRDADFLALQEVSTDAFKEDLSPELAQMDYKGVHWPKSRAKTMSEKDAQSVDGCAVFYKQSKFILLDKQLIEFATIAINRPDMKNQHDVFNRVMPKDNIAVICFFESRLTGARVILVNAHLTWDSALADVKVIQTGILMEHVTKLAEKYARWPAVKDKKMIVLPMGDDEVPVPQAEPGPSQEYRTNTEIPLLVCGDFNSTEDSSVYELMSMGRVPPDHLELSSFQYGSFTRDGIEHPFSLRDAYAHIKNTADEMPFTNYTPGFADVIDYIWYSTNTLEVVDLLGPPDPEYLKRIPAFPYWHFPADHIQIMSEFVIKGRKEKKHLPDREPDFGPGSRG; this is encoded by the exons ATGTATCCTCAACACTCCGGGCAGGGTCAACATGCTCGGCTCAACGGCGCCGGGCGAGGCATCCCGAACTTGCTATACAACTATCAGCAtacccaacatcaacacccttctcaaacacaacaccaccaaggaCTTCAACACGACCATGGAATGCCCAACGCCAATGGCTTAGGCCATCACTCAACCTTTACCCCAGGCGTACTCTCTAACTCGAGTCCCTTCAACCCGAATGCGCTTCAGAATGGCCATTCTGCAGGAAACCGAGGACAGCCACCCCCCAACGAGATGTGGCAGGAGCAATTGCGAATGCAAAAAGACGCTGAACGAGCGCATTCTGCCATGACCgatcaacaacaaccgcACTACTATGCTAGGCTCAGAGCGTCGGAAAATAGAGGAATTGGTCCCCCACCATCAGCTAGCCTACGTGCCCACCcggacgacgaagacgatggcgTTGATAGGAGACGACCCTTGGCTATTGAGAAGGAGGCAACACGGCAGGACTGGCACAATCTGGATATGAGTGGGCAGGGGTTGCGAAACTTGGCTCCGGAGCTTTTCAAGTACAAGTTCTTGAACGAGCTCTTCATTGCCTCAAACAAACTGACACGACTACCGAACGCGATTGGAGAACTACGAGCATTGCGCCACCTTGACGCCTCCTTCAACCAGATAATCGAAATCCCCCCCGAGATCGGAATGTGCACTTATCTCAAGAACCTGTTACTTTTCAATAATAACATCCAAACATTACCGAACGAACTTGGATCACTGCACCTTCTGGAGATGCTCGGCATCGAGGGCAACCCATTGGACGCGGATGTGAAACATAAAATCATGGAGGAGGGTACAAAGAGTCTGATACATACGCTGAAGGAAAATACTCCTA TGCCCATTCCTCCCACACCCCGGAGGCCCATCGTTATACAGGAGGACGTGTCACCCAGTCTGGAGAGGATCAAGGTTTTCTCGTGGAACATTCTTTGCGACAAGTATGCGACACCCCAGACTTACGGTTATACGCCCACCCGTGCCCTCGACTGGGAGTATCGTAAAGGATGTATCCTGGAAGAACTCCGAATCAGGGATGCGGATTTCCTTGCTCTCCAGGAGGTATCAACAGATGCTTTCAAGGAGGATCTCAGCCCGGAACTTGCTCAGATGGATTACAAGGGTGTCCATTGGCCCAAATCACGAGCCAAGACCATGTCAGAGAAGGATGCACAGTCTGTTGACGGTTGTGCCGTCTTTTACAAGCAGAGCAAGTTCATTCTTCTTGATAAGCAGCTTATCGAATTCGCCACGATTGCCATCAACCGACCCGACATGAAGAACCAGCACGACGTTTTCAACCGTGTGATGCCCAAGGACAATATTGCTGTTATTTGCTTCTTTGAGTCTCGTCTCACTGGAGCTCGAGTTATCCTGGTCAACGCCCATCTCACGTGGGACTCTGCCTTGGCCGATGTCAAGGTTATCCAAACTGGTATTCTCATGGAACATGTTACGAAGCTTGCAGAGAAGTACGCGAGGTGGCCAGCTGTTAAGGACAAAAAGATGATTGTGCTACCGATGGGAGACGATGAGGTACCTGTGCCCCAAGCCGAGCCAGGTCCCAGCCAAGAGTATCGCACCAATACCGAAATTCCTCTGCTGGTCTGCGGTGATTTCAACTCCACAGAAGACTCTTCAGTATATGAGCTGATGTCTATGGGACGCGTACCACCTGACCACTTAGAATTGAGCAGCTTCCAGTATGGTAGCTTCACGCGAGACGGTATTGAACACCCCTTCAGCCTCCGAGACGCCTACGCCCACATCAAAAACACTGCCGACGAAATGCCATTCACCAACTATACGCCTGGATTTGCCGATGTCATTGATTACATCTGGTACTCTACGAATACACTGGAGGTAGTAGACCTTCTTGGACCCCCTGACCCCGAATACCTGAAGCGAATTCCCGCCTTCCCTTACTGGCACTTCCCCGCAGATCACATCCAGATTATGTCTGAGTTCGTGATCAAGGGCcggaaggagaagaagcaccTCCCCGATCGTGAACCGGACTTCGGCCCCGGATCACGCGGCTAA